One genomic region from Solwaraspora sp. WMMD792 encodes:
- the coaE gene encoding dephospho-CoA kinase produces the protein MLRVGLTGGIGAGKSAVANRLATNGAVIVDADRLAREVVAPGTDGLARVVAAFGPDVVAADGALDRPALGARVFADPAARRRLEEIVHPLVRARTAELTAAAPTDAVVVNDVPLLVETGLAATYHLVVVVSAAEALRVERLTRDRGMAPDDARARIRAQADDAQRRAAADVLLSNDGSRDDLADAVDRLWHDRLVPYEANLRAARPAPRPPLAVLTEPDPTWPEQFDRLAARVRQTVGAGRRVDHIGSTSVPGLPAKDVIDIQLTVESLDDADGCADALAAAGFPRFPGDWWDNPRPDPATGRPGERWPKRLHGNADPGRPVNLHVRVADSPGWRYALAFRDLLRADPGERADYLAVKRRIAATAPTTREYAEAKEPWFDQVWPRLLRWIEETGWQP, from the coding sequence ATGCTGAGGGTAGGTCTCACCGGCGGCATCGGCGCCGGCAAGAGCGCCGTCGCCAACCGGCTCGCCACCAACGGCGCGGTGATCGTCGACGCCGACCGGCTGGCCCGGGAGGTGGTGGCACCGGGCACCGACGGGCTGGCCAGGGTCGTCGCGGCCTTCGGGCCGGACGTCGTCGCCGCCGACGGTGCCCTGGATCGGCCGGCCCTGGGTGCCCGGGTCTTCGCCGATCCGGCCGCCCGGCGTCGGCTGGAGGAAATCGTGCACCCGCTGGTCCGGGCCCGTACCGCCGAACTCACCGCCGCCGCACCGACCGACGCGGTCGTGGTCAACGACGTACCGCTGCTGGTGGAGACCGGGCTGGCCGCCACGTACCACCTGGTGGTCGTGGTGTCGGCGGCCGAGGCACTGCGCGTCGAACGGCTGACCCGCGACCGGGGGATGGCGCCCGACGACGCGCGGGCCCGGATCCGCGCCCAGGCCGACGACGCGCAACGCCGCGCCGCCGCTGACGTGCTGCTGTCCAACGACGGTAGTCGCGACGACCTCGCCGACGCCGTCGACCGGCTCTGGCACGACCGGCTGGTGCCGTACGAGGCGAACCTGCGGGCCGCCCGGCCCGCGCCGCGTCCGCCGCTGGCGGTCCTCACCGAGCCTGACCCGACCTGGCCGGAGCAGTTCGACCGGCTGGCCGCCCGGGTGCGGCAGACGGTCGGCGCCGGCCGGCGGGTCGACCACATCGGCTCCACCTCGGTGCCCGGTCTGCCGGCCAAGGACGTCATCGACATCCAGCTCACCGTCGAGTCGCTGGACGATGCCGACGGTTGCGCGGACGCGCTCGCCGCCGCCGGGTTCCCCCGGTTTCCCGGCGACTGGTGGGACAACCCGCGCCCCGATCCGGCGACCGGCCGGCCGGGTGAACGCTGGCCGAAGCGGCTGCACGGCAACGCCGACCCCGGCCGGCCGGTCAACCTGCACGTGCGGGTCGCCGACTCGCCGGGCTGGCGGTACGCGTTGGCGTTCCGCGACCTGCTGCGCGCCGATCCGGGTGAGCGGGCCGACTACCTGGCCGTCAAGCGGCGGATCGCGGCGACCGCGCCGACCACCCGGGAGTATGCCGAAGCCAAGGAGCCGTGGTTCGACCAGGTCTGGCCGCGCCTGCTGCGGTGGATCGAGGAGACCGGCTGGCAGCCGTGA
- the rpsA gene encoding 30S ribosomal protein S1, whose translation MTSSIEATSSAPKVTVDDLGTEEAFLAAIDETIKYFNDGDIVEGTVVKVDRDEVLLDIGYKTEGVIPSRELSIKHDVDPADVVSVGDHIEALVLQKEDKEGRLILSKKRAQYERAWGTIEKIKDEDGVVRGSVIEVVKGGLILDIGLRGFLPASLVEMRRVRDLQPYVGRELEAKIIELDKNRNNVVLSRRAWLEQTQSEVRTEFLNKLQKGQVRKGVVSSIVNFGAFVDLGGVDGLVHVSELSWKHIDHPSEVVEVGQEVEVEVLDVDLDRERVSLSLKATQEDPWRQFARTHAIQQIVPGKVTKLVPFGAFVRVDDGIEGLVHISELAERHVEIPEQVVQVGSDVMVKVIDIDLERRRISLSLKQANEGFVEGEEHFDPTLYGMAATYDNEGNYIYPEGFDPETGEWLEGFDKQRETWEQQYAEARNRWEAHTRQVQTARAADADAAANPAPPVAAPAGGGGGGGGGATSSSTPSRASEEPAGTLATDEALAALREKLAGGKS comes from the coding sequence ATGACGAGCAGCATCGAGGCCACCTCGAGCGCCCCCAAGGTCACCGTCGACGACCTCGGCACCGAGGAAGCCTTCCTCGCGGCGATCGACGAGACCATCAAGTACTTCAACGACGGCGACATCGTGGAAGGTACCGTCGTCAAGGTCGACCGGGACGAGGTCCTGCTCGACATCGGCTACAAGACCGAGGGTGTCATCCCCTCGCGCGAGTTGTCGATCAAGCACGACGTGGACCCAGCCGACGTTGTCTCGGTGGGCGACCACATCGAAGCCCTTGTCCTGCAGAAGGAGGACAAGGAAGGCCGGCTGATCCTGTCGAAGAAGCGCGCCCAGTACGAGCGCGCGTGGGGCACGATCGAGAAGATCAAGGACGAGGACGGGGTCGTCCGTGGCTCGGTCATCGAGGTGGTCAAGGGTGGCCTGATCCTGGACATCGGGCTGCGTGGCTTCCTGCCCGCGTCGCTGGTGGAGATGCGCCGGGTCCGTGACCTGCAGCCGTACGTCGGCCGCGAGCTCGAAGCCAAGATCATCGAGCTGGACAAGAACCGTAACAACGTGGTCCTGTCCCGCCGGGCCTGGCTGGAGCAGACGCAGTCCGAGGTGCGCACCGAGTTCCTCAACAAGCTGCAGAAGGGGCAGGTCCGCAAGGGCGTCGTCTCCTCGATCGTCAACTTCGGCGCCTTCGTCGACCTCGGCGGCGTGGACGGCCTGGTGCACGTCTCCGAGCTGTCCTGGAAGCACATCGACCACCCGTCCGAGGTGGTCGAGGTCGGCCAGGAGGTCGAGGTCGAGGTGCTCGACGTCGACCTGGACCGCGAGCGGGTCTCGCTGTCGCTCAAGGCCACCCAGGAAGACCCGTGGCGTCAGTTCGCCCGGACCCACGCGATCCAGCAGATCGTGCCCGGCAAGGTGACCAAGCTGGTGCCGTTCGGTGCGTTCGTCCGCGTCGACGACGGCATCGAGGGCCTGGTGCACATCTCCGAGCTCGCCGAGCGGCACGTCGAGATCCCCGAGCAGGTCGTCCAGGTCGGCTCGGACGTCATGGTCAAGGTCATCGACATCGACCTGGAGCGTCGCCGGATCTCGCTGTCGCTCAAGCAGGCCAACGAGGGCTTCGTCGAGGGCGAGGAGCACTTCGACCCGACCCTCTACGGCATGGCCGCCACGTACGACAACGAGGGCAACTACATCTACCCCGAAGGCTTCGACCCGGAGACCGGGGAGTGGCTGGAAGGCTTCGACAAGCAGCGGGAGACCTGGGAGCAGCAGTACGCCGAGGCCCGCAACCGCTGGGAAGCGCACACCCGGCAGGTGCAGACCGCCCGGGCCGCCGACGCGGACGCCGCAGCCAACCCGGCTCCGCCGGTCGCCGCCCCCGCGGGCGGCGGTGGCGGCGGCGGTGGTGGGGCGACCTCCAGCTCGACCCCGTCGCGGGCCAGCGAGGAGCCGGCCGGCACCCTCGCCACCGACGAGGCGCTCGCCGCGCTGCGGGAGAAGCTGGCCGGCGGCAAGAGCTGA
- a CDS encoding class I SAM-dependent methyltransferase, giving the protein MTRHEVTDQQARQANRRWWDADADAYQTEHGEFLGDADLRWCPEGLREADAGLLGDVAGRRVLELGCGAAAGSRWLARQGAESIALDLSAGMLRQAVAGADRTGVAVPLVQADALTLPFVDAAFDTVWTAFGAVPFVADSAAVMREVHRVLRPGGRWVFAVTHPMRWIFLDDPGERGLVAVHSYFDRRPYVETDDDGTPSYVEQHRTLGDRVRELVAAGFRLLDVVEPPWPDGHEQIWGQWSPLRGRLFPGTAIFVADRPPTAG; this is encoded by the coding sequence GTGACCAGGCACGAAGTCACCGATCAGCAGGCCCGGCAGGCCAACCGACGCTGGTGGGACGCCGACGCCGACGCCTACCAGACCGAGCACGGCGAGTTCCTCGGCGACGCCGACCTGCGCTGGTGCCCAGAAGGGCTGCGGGAGGCCGACGCCGGGCTGCTCGGCGACGTCGCCGGGCGGCGGGTGCTCGAACTGGGCTGCGGAGCCGCCGCCGGCAGCCGGTGGCTCGCCCGGCAGGGTGCCGAGAGCATCGCGCTGGACCTGTCGGCGGGCATGCTGCGCCAGGCCGTCGCCGGCGCCGACCGCACCGGCGTCGCGGTGCCGCTGGTGCAGGCCGACGCGCTGACGCTGCCGTTCGTCGACGCCGCGTTCGACACCGTCTGGACCGCGTTCGGCGCGGTGCCGTTCGTCGCCGACTCGGCGGCCGTGATGCGCGAGGTGCACCGGGTGCTGCGCCCCGGCGGACGCTGGGTCTTCGCCGTCACCCACCCGATGCGCTGGATCTTCCTCGACGACCCCGGCGAGCGCGGCCTGGTCGCGGTGCACTCCTACTTCGACCGGCGGCCGTACGTGGAGACCGACGACGACGGCACCCCCAGCTACGTCGAGCAGCACCGTACGCTCGGCGACCGGGTCCGGGAACTCGTCGCCGCCGGGTTCCGGCTGCTCGACGTCGTCGAACCGCCGTGGCCGGACGGGCACGAGCAGATCTGGGGGCAGTGGAGTCCGCTGCGCGGGCGGCTCTTCCCCGGCACCGCGATCTTCGTCGCCGACCGGCCGCCCACGGCTGGCTGA
- a CDS encoding Uma2 family endonuclease, which yields MSAEPIHPAAASGRAWTAPWQPDPVRQQLADYSIEDVLALPADAPRVELLDGVLTVVPSPTLGHQSITSLLWLWLHRHAPDGYRATQAVGVAVGPRNTYEPDVLLHRAEGSRDRHYLTPDEVLLVVEVVSPATRRRDRFDKPAGYAAVGIGHYWRVEQDPVRIYAYQLGDRPGASGEREYALVAESADLLELDAPFPVKLPISEITP from the coding sequence GTGAGCGCCGAGCCGATCCATCCTGCCGCAGCGTCCGGCAGGGCGTGGACCGCACCGTGGCAGCCGGACCCGGTCCGGCAGCAGCTGGCTGACTACAGCATCGAAGACGTCCTCGCCCTGCCCGCCGACGCCCCCCGCGTCGAACTCCTCGACGGAGTCCTCACCGTGGTTCCCTCCCCCACTCTCGGTCACCAGAGCATCACGAGCCTGCTGTGGTTGTGGCTGCACCGGCACGCGCCGGACGGCTACCGGGCCACCCAAGCGGTCGGGGTCGCCGTCGGGCCACGCAACACCTACGAGCCCGACGTGCTGCTGCACCGCGCCGAGGGCAGCCGCGACCGGCACTACCTGACCCCCGACGAGGTGCTGCTGGTCGTCGAGGTGGTTTCCCCGGCGACCCGCCGCCGGGACCGGTTCGACAAGCCCGCCGGGTACGCCGCCGTCGGCATCGGCCACTACTGGCGGGTCGAGCAGGACCCGGTGCGGATCTACGCCTACCAGCTCGGCGACCGGCCGGGCGCCAGCGGCGAGCGGGAGTACGCCCTCGTCGCCGAGTCCGCCGACCTGCTCGAACTCGACGCCCCGTTCCCGGTGAAGCTGCCGATCTCCGAGATCACCCCGTAG
- a CDS encoding DUF2945 domain-containing protein: MARNKRPREGDRPDQRPGRPVEHPRPGDRVNWRSHGVTVPGTVEEEITTRRKSAGRTVVADSEHPQYRVRSDKSGRDAVHKPEALRRAE, translated from the coding sequence ATGGCGAGGAACAAACGCCCCCGCGAGGGCGACCGACCCGACCAACGGCCCGGCCGACCGGTCGAGCACCCCCGACCTGGTGACCGGGTCAACTGGCGCAGCCACGGGGTGACCGTGCCGGGCACCGTCGAAGAGGAGATCACCACCCGGCGGAAGTCCGCCGGACGTACCGTGGTCGCCGATTCGGAACATCCGCAGTACCGGGTCCGTAGCGACAAGTCCGGCCGCGACGCGGTACACAAGCCGGAGGCGTTGCGCCGTGCCGAGTGA
- a CDS encoding DUF3140 domain-containing protein — protein sequence MPSDRTRTAGHRPTRTDASDGAAAYRAFVEAVNMSPGELEKWLRTPESTAAGQHHDGGESVGHASGRRIVDLLRTKREALSDDDYAHMRKVVGYVHRHLAQRPSGDVSDTRWRHSLMNWGHDPLKA from the coding sequence GTGCCGAGTGACCGCACCCGCACCGCCGGGCACCGCCCGACCCGGACCGACGCCTCCGATGGCGCGGCGGCGTACCGGGCGTTCGTCGAAGCGGTCAACATGAGCCCGGGTGAGCTGGAGAAGTGGCTGCGCACCCCGGAGTCGACCGCTGCCGGGCAGCACCACGACGGCGGCGAGTCGGTCGGGCACGCCTCCGGCCGCCGGATCGTCGACCTGCTGCGGACCAAGCGGGAGGCGTTGTCCGACGACGACTACGCCCACATGCGCAAGGTGGTCGGGTACGTGCACCGGCACCTGGCCCAACGCCCGTCCGGCGACGTCAGCGACACCCGGTGGCGTCACTCGCTGATGAACTGGGGCCACGACCCGCTGAAGGCGTGA
- the polA gene encoding DNA polymerase I translates to MTDDAPRLLLLDGHSLAYRAFFALPVENFSTSTGQPTNAVYGFTSMLINVLRDERPTHIVVAFDVSRRSFRTERYAEYKAGRSESPADFAGQVSLVQEVLTALRIPYVTKDNYEADDVIATLAGQGRDAGMQVLICTGDRDAFQLVDDRTTVLYPRKGVSDLARMDPSAVTARYGVGPGHYRDLAALVGESSDNLPGVPGVGPKTAAKWISQYGGLDGVIAQADKIKGKAGESLRERLADVIRNYELNCLVADLQLPLTPADARWTGWDREAVHQVFDTLQFRILRDRLYQYLDAVEPEAEAGFDLAGEVLGAGAVAPWLAGHTTAGASVGVAVAGIFGRGTGNLSAIAVATADGAAGWFDPSALDPADEAAVAGWLADDGRRKVLHDSKPARLAFAAHGWSLDGIDRDTALAAYLARPDQRSYDLVDLALRYLHRELRVDAPDDGQLTLDGLGPQSEVEQNLMLRARATLDLAAAIDAELARDGDASTRLLADVELPLVEVLAGMEQAGIGADTEYLTELEAQFAAEVKAAAQAAYRVIGREFNLGSPKQLQEILFTDLGLPKTKKIKTGYTTDADALQWLFAQTEHPLLAHLLRHRDVARLKSTVDGLLKSISDDGRIHTTFNQTVAATGRLSSTDPNLQNIPIRTEEGRRIRRAFVVGAGYESLLTADYSQIEMRIMAHLSGDEALIDAFNSGEDFHAVTAASVFQVSLESVDAEQRRRIKAMNYGLAYGLSAFGLSQQLGIATDEAKALMEEYFRRFGGVRDYLQALVGQARQDGYTSTILGRRRYLPDLVSDNRQRREMAERMALNAPIQGSAADLIKVAMLHVDTALRTSSLRSRMLLQVHDELVFEVAPGERAELESLVRREMGGAHPLSVPLEVSVGVGTDWHTAGH, encoded by the coding sequence GTGACCGACGACGCGCCCCGCCTGTTGCTGCTCGACGGCCATTCGCTGGCCTACCGGGCGTTCTTCGCGCTGCCCGTGGAGAACTTCTCCACCAGCACCGGCCAGCCGACCAACGCGGTCTACGGCTTCACCTCGATGCTGATCAACGTGCTGCGCGACGAGCGGCCGACCCACATCGTGGTCGCCTTCGACGTCTCCCGCCGGTCGTTTCGCACCGAGCGGTACGCCGAGTACAAGGCCGGCCGTTCGGAGAGCCCGGCCGACTTCGCCGGTCAGGTGAGCCTGGTCCAGGAAGTGCTGACCGCGCTGCGCATCCCGTACGTCACGAAGGACAACTACGAGGCCGACGACGTCATCGCCACCCTGGCCGGGCAGGGGCGCGACGCCGGCATGCAGGTGCTGATCTGTACCGGCGACCGGGACGCCTTCCAGCTGGTCGACGACCGGACCACCGTGCTGTACCCGCGCAAGGGCGTGTCCGACCTGGCCCGGATGGACCCGTCGGCGGTCACCGCCCGCTACGGCGTCGGGCCGGGCCACTACCGCGACCTGGCGGCGCTGGTCGGCGAGTCCAGTGACAACCTGCCCGGGGTGCCCGGCGTCGGTCCGAAGACCGCCGCCAAGTGGATCAGCCAGTACGGTGGTCTGGACGGGGTGATCGCCCAGGCGGACAAGATCAAGGGCAAGGCGGGGGAGAGCCTGCGGGAGCGGCTCGCCGACGTGATCCGCAACTACGAGCTCAACTGTCTGGTGGCTGATCTGCAGCTGCCGCTGACTCCGGCCGACGCCCGGTGGACCGGCTGGGACCGGGAAGCCGTCCACCAGGTCTTCGACACGCTGCAGTTCCGGATCCTGCGCGACCGGCTCTACCAGTACCTCGACGCCGTCGAGCCGGAGGCCGAAGCCGGCTTCGACCTGGCCGGGGAGGTGCTCGGTGCCGGAGCGGTCGCCCCCTGGCTGGCCGGGCACACCACGGCCGGGGCCAGCGTCGGCGTCGCGGTCGCCGGCATCTTCGGCCGGGGCACCGGCAACCTCAGCGCGATTGCGGTGGCCACCGCGGACGGGGCCGCCGGATGGTTCGACCCTTCCGCCCTGGACCCGGCCGACGAGGCGGCGGTCGCCGGCTGGCTCGCCGACGACGGTCGGCGCAAGGTGCTGCACGACAGCAAACCGGCCCGGCTGGCGTTCGCCGCGCACGGTTGGTCGCTGGACGGCATCGACCGGGACACCGCGCTCGCCGCCTACCTGGCCCGCCCGGACCAGCGCTCCTACGACCTGGTCGATCTGGCCCTGCGCTACCTGCACCGGGAGCTGCGGGTCGACGCCCCCGACGACGGCCAGCTCACCCTCGACGGGCTCGGCCCGCAGAGCGAGGTCGAGCAGAACCTGATGCTGCGCGCCCGGGCCACCCTCGACCTGGCGGCGGCGATCGACGCCGAGCTGGCCCGCGACGGCGACGCCTCGACCCGGCTGCTCGCCGACGTCGAGCTGCCGCTGGTCGAGGTCCTCGCCGGCATGGAGCAGGCCGGCATCGGCGCCGACACCGAGTACCTGACCGAGCTGGAGGCTCAGTTCGCCGCCGAGGTCAAGGCCGCCGCCCAGGCCGCGTACCGGGTGATCGGGCGTGAGTTCAACCTCGGCTCGCCCAAGCAGCTGCAGGAGATCCTCTTCACCGACCTGGGGCTGCCCAAGACGAAGAAGATCAAGACCGGTTACACCACCGACGCCGACGCGCTGCAGTGGCTGTTCGCCCAGACCGAGCATCCGCTGCTGGCCCACCTGCTGCGCCACCGCGACGTGGCCCGGCTCAAGTCGACCGTCGACGGGCTGCTCAAGTCGATCTCCGACGACGGCCGGATCCACACCACCTTCAACCAGACGGTGGCCGCCACCGGCCGGCTCTCCTCCACCGACCCCAACCTGCAGAACATCCCGATCCGCACCGAGGAGGGCCGCCGGATCCGGCGGGCGTTCGTCGTCGGAGCCGGCTACGAGTCGCTACTGACCGCCGACTACAGCCAGATCGAGATGCGGATCATGGCGCACCTGTCCGGCGACGAGGCCCTGATCGACGCGTTCAACTCCGGCGAGGACTTCCACGCCGTCACCGCGGCATCGGTGTTCCAGGTGTCGTTGGAGTCGGTCGATGCCGAGCAGCGCCGCCGGATCAAGGCGATGAACTACGGTCTGGCGTACGGGCTGAGCGCCTTCGGCCTGTCCCAGCAGCTCGGCATCGCCACCGACGAGGCGAAGGCGCTGATGGAGGAGTACTTCCGCCGGTTCGGCGGGGTCCGTGACTACCTGCAGGCGCTGGTCGGCCAGGCCCGCCAGGACGGCTACACCTCCACGATCCTCGGCCGCCGCCGTTACCTCCCTGACCTGGTCAGCGACAACCGGCAGCGTCGGGAGATGGCCGAGCGGATGGCGCTCAACGCCCCGATTCAGGGCTCCGCCGCCGACCTGATCAAGGTCGCGATGCTGCACGTCGACACCGCGTTGCGCACCTCGTCGCTGCGCTCGCGGATGCTGCTGCAGGTGCACGACGAGCTGGTCTTCGAGGTGGCGCCGGGGGAGCGGGCCGAGCTGGAGAGCCTGGTCCGCCGCGAGATGGGCGGCGCCCACCCGCTGTCGGTGCCGCTGGAGGTCTCCGTCGGGGTCGGCACCGACTGGCACACCGCCGGGCACTGA
- a CDS encoding amino acid ABC transporter ATP-binding protein: protein MTAPPAGSDTLMVHAENVHKSFGPVDVLTGVDLAVRPGEVCCVIGPSGSGKSTFLRCINHLEKIDAGRIRVDGELVGYRQRRGKLHELPAREVAAQRQQIGMVFQRFNLFPHMTALDNVMEAPLRVRRQPRPAVRELAAALLDRVGLADRAGAYPGQLSGGQQQRVAIARALAMRPKLMLFDEPTSALDPELVGEVLDVMRDLARDGMTMIVVTHEIGFAREVGDSLVFMDGGVVVESGVPRQVLADPRHDRTRAFLSKVL, encoded by the coding sequence ATGACCGCGCCACCCGCCGGGTCGGACACCCTGATGGTGCACGCCGAGAACGTGCACAAGTCGTTCGGCCCGGTCGACGTGCTCACCGGGGTGGACCTGGCGGTCCGGCCCGGTGAGGTGTGCTGCGTGATCGGGCCGTCCGGCTCCGGCAAGTCGACCTTTCTGCGCTGCATCAACCACCTGGAGAAGATCGACGCCGGGCGGATCCGGGTGGACGGGGAACTGGTCGGCTACCGGCAGCGGCGCGGCAAACTGCACGAGCTGCCGGCCCGGGAGGTGGCCGCGCAGCGCCAGCAGATCGGCATGGTGTTCCAACGGTTCAACCTGTTCCCGCACATGACCGCGCTGGACAACGTGATGGAGGCGCCGCTGCGGGTCCGCCGTCAGCCCCGGCCGGCGGTCCGTGAGCTGGCGGCGGCGTTGCTGGACCGGGTGGGTCTGGCGGACCGGGCGGGCGCCTACCCGGGGCAGCTGTCCGGCGGGCAGCAGCAGCGGGTGGCGATCGCCCGCGCGCTGGCCATGCGGCCCAAGCTGATGCTGTTCGACGAGCCGACCAGCGCGCTGGACCCGGAACTCGTCGGCGAGGTGCTGGACGTGATGCGGGACCTGGCCCGGGACGGGATGACGATGATCGTGGTGACCCACGAGATCGGTTTCGCCCGGGAGGTCGGTGACTCGCTGGTATTCATGGACGGCGGGGTGGTGGTCGAGTCGGGCGTACCCCGGCAGGTCCTGGCCGATCCACGGCACGACCGGACCCGGGCCTTCCTCAGCAAGGTGCTGTGA
- a CDS encoding amino acid ABC transporter permease, which translates to MPVRRPGRWLAVGVLAVLAAMFVHLLVTNDRFQWTFMIDNMFRPPIVEGVRTTITMTLLAMVIGVALGVLVAVMRLSGNPVLAGVAWLYTWFFRAVPRVVLLVLFGNLGILWERLEFGLPFDRQLGALFGVTDFEARIWGFDARTAISGFVAGLLGLALSEAAYMAEIVRAGIGSVDPGQAEACAALGMSQGLTLRRVVLPQAMRVIVPPTGNETIAMLKDTSLLAFVPVTNELFFQLSAVGSRTFQVFPMLVAACLWYLALTSVLMVGQSFVERRFSRGFGTVAAKGAR; encoded by the coding sequence GTGCCGGTACGCCGGCCGGGCCGTTGGCTGGCGGTCGGCGTGCTCGCCGTACTCGCCGCGATGTTCGTCCACCTGCTGGTCACCAACGACCGGTTCCAGTGGACTTTCATGATCGACAACATGTTCCGGCCGCCGATCGTCGAGGGCGTGCGGACCACCATCACGATGACCCTGCTCGCGATGGTGATCGGCGTCGCGCTCGGGGTGCTGGTCGCGGTGATGCGGCTGTCCGGCAACCCGGTCCTGGCCGGCGTCGCCTGGCTCTACACCTGGTTCTTCCGGGCGGTGCCCCGGGTGGTGCTGCTGGTGCTCTTCGGCAACCTCGGCATCCTCTGGGAGCGGCTGGAGTTCGGGCTGCCGTTCGACCGGCAGCTCGGCGCGCTGTTCGGCGTCACCGACTTCGAGGCCCGGATCTGGGGCTTCGACGCCCGGACCGCGATCAGTGGTTTCGTCGCCGGCCTGCTCGGGTTGGCGCTGTCCGAGGCCGCCTACATGGCGGAGATCGTCCGCGCCGGCATCGGCTCGGTCGACCCCGGCCAGGCCGAGGCCTGCGCCGCGCTCGGCATGAGCCAGGGCCTGACTCTGCGCCGGGTGGTGCTGCCCCAGGCGATGCGGGTGATCGTGCCGCCGACCGGCAACGAGACCATCGCGATGCTCAAGGACACCTCGCTGCTGGCCTTCGTACCGGTCACCAACGAGCTGTTCTTCCAACTGTCGGCGGTCGGCTCGCGGACCTTCCAGGTCTTCCCGATGCTGGTCGCCGCCTGCCTGTGGTATCTGGCGCTGACCAGTGTGCTGATGGTCGGCCAGTCCTTCGTCGAACGGCGGTTCTCCCGCGGCTTCGGCACCGTTGCTGCGAAAGGGGCCCGATGA
- a CDS encoding ABC transporter substrate-binding protein, with protein sequence MTTSHHRIRRAVAGAAGAFALLLAVASCGEQDSVEQPGGDAPSASADDELAALVPDEIKADGKILVGVDATYAPAEFLDTDGSTVIGFDVDLFNTVAGKLGLTTEYVPSQFDDIIPGVMSGKYEIGVSSFTINDERKAQVDMVSYFSAGTQWASRAGEPVDPDDACGKRVAVQAGTVQVEDIEARSAACVEAGDPEIVIEQFQGQDQATTSVVSGKNDAMLADSPVCAYAVQQTNGELELSGDIYDSAPYGYVVAQDQAGFAEALAEALDAIIADGGYEQALSNWGVEAGGITDPAVNP encoded by the coding sequence GTGACCACCTCACATCACCGGATCCGGCGGGCCGTCGCCGGCGCCGCCGGAGCGTTCGCTCTGCTGCTGGCCGTCGCCAGCTGCGGGGAGCAGGACAGCGTCGAACAGCCGGGCGGCGACGCGCCGAGCGCGTCGGCCGACGACGAGCTGGCCGCGCTCGTCCCGGACGAGATCAAGGCCGACGGCAAGATCCTGGTCGGTGTCGACGCGACCTACGCTCCGGCGGAGTTCCTCGACACCGACGGCAGCACGGTCATCGGGTTCGACGTCGACCTGTTCAACACCGTCGCGGGCAAGCTCGGCCTGACCACCGAGTACGTGCCCAGCCAGTTCGACGACATCATCCCCGGGGTGATGTCCGGCAAGTACGAGATCGGGGTCTCCTCGTTCACCATCAACGACGAGCGCAAGGCCCAGGTCGACATGGTGTCCTACTTCTCGGCCGGCACCCAGTGGGCGTCGCGGGCCGGGGAGCCGGTCGACCCGGACGACGCCTGCGGCAAGCGGGTGGCGGTCCAGGCCGGCACCGTGCAGGTGGAGGACATCGAGGCCCGCTCGGCGGCGTGCGTCGAGGCCGGCGACCCGGAGATCGTCATCGAACAGTTCCAGGGGCAGGACCAGGCGACCACCTCGGTGGTCTCCGGCAAGAACGACGCGATGCTGGCCGACTCGCCGGTCTGCGCGTACGCGGTCCAGCAGACCAACGGCGAGCTGGAACTGTCCGGCGACATCTACGACTCGGCGCCGTACGGCTACGTGGTGGCCCAGGACCAGGCCGGGTTCGCCGAGGCGTTGGCCGAGGCGCTTGACGCGATCATCGCCGACGGCGGCTACGAGCAGGCGCTGAGCAACTGGGGCGTCGAGGCGGGCGGGATCACCGACCCGGCCGTCAACCCCTGA